The Osmerus eperlanus chromosome 25, fOsmEpe2.1, whole genome shotgun sequence genome contains a region encoding:
- the LOC134012328 gene encoding NLR family CARD domain-containing protein 3-like yields MESMFICASMVFILAVILRVKKKLQDSLKIKFRHILEGTTEDETTLLNSIFIPLYMTTGESEGVNKEHEIMQIEYPSKGKPSSEMPVHYSDIFNPRDEQETNILTVLTKGIAGIGKTISVHMFILDWAEGKSNQDIDLIFVLPFRELNLIKDGFSLHGLLKEFHPELKEIEDVKKLNNHKVLFILDGMDECRCPLDFQSNERVSDVTKECPVDVLLTNIMKKNLLPSALLWITSRPAAASQNSTSPQSLSAVKLREISEQTKYIFPNNRGEY; encoded by the coding sequence ATGGAGTCTATGTTTATATGTGCTTCTATGGTATTTATCCTAGCAGTAATACTCAGAGTTAAAAAGAAACTTCAAGATAGTTTGAAGATAAAGTTCAGACACATCTTAGAAGGAACCACAGAAGATGAGACAACTCTCCTCAACAGCATCTTCATTCCACTCTACATGACAACGGGGGAGAGTGAAGGGGTCAATAAAGAACATGAGATCATGCAGATTGAATATCCATCCAAGGGCAAACCATCATCAGAAATGCCAGTCCACTATAGTGACATCTTCAATCCCCGAGATGAACAAGAGACAAATATCTTGACTGTGCTGACGAAGGGCATCGCTGGCATTGGAAAAACCATCTCAGTGCACATGTTCATCCTAGACTGGGCAGAAGGGAAATCCAATCAGGATATAGATTTAATCTTTGTGCTTCCATTCCGAGAGCTGAATTTGATCAAGGATGGCTTCAGTCTACATGGTCTTCTGAAGGAATTTCATCCAGAGCTTAAGGAGATAGAAGATGTGAAGAAACTCAACAACCACAAAGTGCTGTTCATCTTGGATGGGATGGATGAATGCAGATGTCCTCTGGATTTCCAAAGCAATGAGAGAGTGTCTGATGTCACGAAGGAGTGTCCAGTTGATGTTCTGCTGACCAACATCATGAAGAAGAAtctgcttccctctgctctcctctggatAACCTCCCGACCTGCAGCAGCCAGTCAGAACTCAACTTCACCGCAGTCATTGTCTGCGGTGAAGTTGAGGGAGATTTCAGAGCAGACAAAGTACATATTCCCCAATAATCGTGGTGAATATTAG
- the LOC134011770 gene encoding hibernation-specific plasma protein HP-55-like, giving the protein MRTALCLCVILAVICSGLGHEGDDHHHGKGHGKGKGHGERHGHGHHHGHKHEHGHHHRDNGKNLSQLHRLVKLGNSEFAFRLYKNLTTQPGSQGKNVFFSPMSVTLALASLSIGARGQTHQQLFSGLGFNNTLLTQQAVDEAFKTIITVARNGSSGDMGIGGALFIKDGVVVNPEFLGALEEFYLSDSFNIDFTKTATATDTINTFVGKKTYGKIDKLVTDLDPSTVMYLLSYIYLKGKWEVPFDPKDTREDDFRINDQSTVKVQMMFVESHFSSYYDREISTTVLRLKFNNTHTMILALPEKGLDTLEEVICKDHVSKWRKWMQAKRYKVAIPKFSIKTSYSLKDVLSGMGMEDMFTDVADFSGISESQKMKVSEVVHQATLDVDELGATAAAATGVGIVPLSLNRAPLLKFDRPFMVLVVDSVTDSILFMGKIVDPTK; this is encoded by the exons ATGCGGACGGCTTTGTGTCTCTGCGTCATTTTGGCAGTGATCTGTTCAGGCTTAGGTCATGAAGGTGACGACCACCACCACGGCAAAGGTCATGGAAAGGGCAAAGGtcatggagagagacatgggcaCGGACACCATCATGGACACAAACATGAGCACGGGCACCATCACAGAGACAACGGCAAAAACCTCTCCCAACTTCACCGGTTGGTGAAGTTGGGCAACAGCGAGTTTGCCTTCCGTCTCTACAAGAACCTGACGACTCAGCCCGGATCCCAGGGCAAGAACGTTTTCTTCTCCCCGATGAGTGTCACCCTTGCCCTGGCCTCGCTGTCCATAGGTGCCAGGGGTCAGACCCACCAGCAGTTGTTCAGCGGCCTGGGCTTCAACAACACCCTTCTGACCCAGCAGGCGGTCGACGAGGCCTTCAAGACCATCATCACCGTCGCACGCAACGGCTCGTCCGGGGACATGGGCATCGGAGGGGCCCTGTTCATCAAGGACGGCGTTGTTGTGAACCCCGAGTTCCTGGGGGCCTTGGAAGAGTTCTACCTCTCCGACAGTTTCAACATAGACTTCACCAAGACCGCAACAGCCACGGACACGATTAACACATTTGTGGGGAAGAAAACATACGGCAAGATAGACAAGTTGGTCACGGACCTGGACCCAAGCACTGTCATGTACCTTCTCAGCTACATCTACCTCAAGG GAAAATGGGAGGTTCCTTTTGACCCTAAGGATACCAGAGAGGACGATTTCCGCATCAATGACCAATCAACAGTTAAGGTCCAGATGATGTTTGTGGAGAGTCATTTTAGTTCCTATTATGACAGGGAGATCTCCACCACTGTCCTCCGCCTTAAGTTCAACAACACCCACACCATGATCCTGGCACTGCCAGAGAAAGGCTTGGACACTCTGGAGGAGGTCATATGCAAGGACCATGTCAGCAAGTGGCGCAAGTGGATGCAGGCTAA GAGATACAAAGTAGCTATCCCCAAGTTCTCCATCAAAACATCCTACTCCCTCAAGGATGTCCTGAGTGGTATGGGAATGGAGGATATGTTCACAGATGTCGCTGACTTCAGTGGCATTTCAGAGAGTCAGAAGATGAAAGTATCTGAG GTGGTGCACCAAGCCACCTTAGATGTGGACGAGTTGGGGGCGACCGCTGCAGCAGCTACAGGAGTTGGCATCGTCCCGTTGTCCTTAAATCGCGCCCCTCTCCTGAAGTTTGACCGTCCTTTCATGGTGCTGGTCGTTGACTCGGTGACTGACAGCATTCTTTTCATGGGCAAGATTGTGGACCCTACCAAATAA
- the nmrk1 gene encoding nicotinamide riboside kinase 1 yields MQKSLVVGIGGTTNGGKSTLSQSLQQRIPNSCIIAQDTFFKDDSMVPVDSNGFKQYDTLDAINMDLMMRDVELWRTDPGVYLTSRGTGPPPETPDQEKVYVLIVEGFLIFNHRPLNELMDMRYFLEIPFEVCRERRCSRVYNPPDPPGYFDGHVWPMYLKNKQEMEDTVSGIVVLDGLKLKEDLLASVCEAITHEMQSLVG; encoded by the exons ATGCAGAAGAGTCTAGTCGTTGGAATAGGAGG CACGACAAATGGAGGGAAGTCCACCTTGTCTCAGAGTCTTCAACAAAGAATCCCCAACAGCTGCATTATTGCTCAGGACACTTTCTTCAAG GATGACTCAATGGTGCCTGTGGACAGCAATGGGTTCAAACAGTATGATA CGCTCGACGCCATCAACATGGACCTGATGATGAGGGACGTGGAGTTGTGGAGGACAGATCCAGGTGTGTATCTCACGTCTAGGGGCACTGGCCCACCGCCAGAGACTCCAGACCAGGAGAAGGTCTACGTTCTCATCGTGGAAGGGTTCCTCATCTTCAACCACAG ACCGCTGAACGAATTAATGGACATGAGATACTTCCTAGAGATCCCCTTTGAGGtttgcagagagaggagatg CTCACGAGTGTACAATCCCCCTGACCCCCCGGGCTACTTTGACGGACATGTTTGGCCGATGTATTTGAAAAACAAGCAAGAGATGGAAGATACGGTGTCAGGGATAG TCGTATTGGATGGATTGAAGTTAAAGGAAGATTTGTTAGCATCTGTGTGTGAGGCTATAACTCATGAAATGCAGAGCCTCGTGG GGTAA
- the ostf1 gene encoding osteoclast-stimulating factor 1 has product MSKPPPKPAKPGQVKVFRAMFTFDPRTPDELYFEEGDILYISDTSDSNWWKGTCRGRTGLIPSNYVAEQAESIDNPMHEAAKRGNLSWLRECLDNKVGINGLDKAGSTALYWGCHGGHRDVVEVLLSQANVELNQQNKLGDTALHAAAWKGYSDIVEMLLNKNARTDILNNEKKLALEMATNAQCASLLKRKLGGNITRTYSNAEEYLDDEDSD; this is encoded by the exons ATGTCTAAGCCTCCTCCTAAACCGGCCAAGCCAG GCCAGGTCAAAGTGTTCCGCGCTATGTTCACGTTTGACCCTCGAACC CCTGACGAGCTGTACTTCGAAGAGggagacatactgtacatctcTGACACG AGTGACAGTAATTGGTGGAAGGGAACCTGCCGAGGACGGACCGGCCTCATCCCAAGCAACTACG TGGCTGAGCAAGCAGAATCCATCGACAACCCGATGCACGAGGCCGCCAAACGGG gtAATCTGAGCTGGCTGCGGGAGTGTCTCGATAACAAGGTGGGCATCAACGGGCTGGACAAGGCTGGAAGCACCGCCCTCTACTGGGGGTGCCACGGAGGACACAGAG ATGTGGTGGAGGTCTTGCTGAGCCAGGCCAATGTGGAGCTGAAtcagcag AACAAGCTGGGAGACACTGCTCTCCACGCGGCCGCCTGGAAGGGCTACTCTGACATAGTGGAGATGCTCCTGAACAAGA ACGCAAGGACGGACATCTTGAACAACGAGAAGAAGCTGGCTCTGGAGATGGCCACCAACGCCCAGTGTGCCTCCCTCCTCAAGAGGAAGCTGGGAGGCA ACATCACACGGACGTACAGCAACGCGGAGGAGTACCTGGACGATGAAGACTCGGACTGA